One genomic region from Streptomyces sp. NBC_00582 encodes:
- a CDS encoding trypsin-like serine peptidase translates to MRSIRPSFTARRGGNARRRTSPVLGAVALASVLALTATACDSGDTTADGQASASATAGGDGKIKIPDDIKDRLKEHGIDLDKWKNGAWKNWDKDDWLREAQDYVNPIIKGLWDPDRMREAEDPDRGVDDNDLSGDQGVTDPTPEAVDAKAVPTTYHANAPEAGKVFFDSPEGTMVCSATVVKDPAHPGKSNLVWTAGHCVHAGKKGGWYRNIAFVPSYNDKGLSSEQMQSATREESAPYGVWWGDWVKTSDQWIAQGGETGGDGAPYDFAVIHVTPEAGGTGKSLEETVGSALPVDFNAPAVPKVDSITATGYPAAAPFDGLKLYQCQDRPGRLSFSESDPTMYRIGCTMTGGSSGGGWVATGSDGKPALVSNTSIGPVRSGWLAGPRLGEVAKGVYESVSDKFAR, encoded by the coding sequence ATGCGATCGATACGGCCGTCGTTCACCGCTCGTCGAGGGGGGAACGCGCGCCGCAGAACCTCCCCCGTGCTCGGAGCAGTCGCCCTCGCCTCGGTCCTCGCGCTCACCGCGACCGCCTGCGACTCGGGCGACACCACCGCGGACGGCCAGGCCAGTGCCTCGGCCACGGCGGGCGGTGACGGAAAGATCAAGATCCCGGACGACATCAAGGACCGGCTCAAGGAGCACGGGATCGATCTGGACAAGTGGAAGAACGGCGCATGGAAGAACTGGGACAAGGACGACTGGCTGCGTGAGGCCCAGGACTACGTCAACCCGATCATCAAGGGCCTGTGGGACCCGGACCGGATGCGGGAGGCGGAGGACCCGGACCGGGGGGTGGACGACAACGACCTCTCCGGCGACCAGGGGGTGACCGACCCGACGCCGGAAGCCGTGGACGCCAAGGCCGTACCGACGACGTACCACGCCAACGCCCCCGAGGCGGGCAAGGTGTTCTTCGACTCCCCCGAGGGCACGATGGTCTGCTCGGCGACGGTCGTGAAGGACCCGGCCCACCCGGGCAAGTCGAACCTGGTGTGGACGGCGGGCCACTGTGTGCACGCGGGCAAGAAGGGCGGCTGGTACCGCAACATCGCGTTCGTGCCGTCGTACAACGACAAGGGTCTGTCCTCCGAGCAGATGCAGTCGGCGACCAGGGAGGAGTCCGCTCCGTACGGCGTCTGGTGGGGCGACTGGGTGAAGACCTCGGACCAGTGGATCGCGCAGGGCGGGGAGACGGGCGGTGACGGGGCGCCGTACGACTTCGCCGTCATCCATGTGACGCCGGAGGCCGGTGGTACCGGCAAGTCGCTGGAGGAGACGGTCGGTTCGGCGCTGCCGGTGGACTTCAACGCCCCGGCGGTGCCGAAGGTGGACAGCATCACCGCGACGGGCTACCCGGCGGCGGCGCCGTTCGACGGGCTCAAGCTCTACCAGTGCCAGGACAGGCCGGGGCGGCTGTCGTTCAGTGAGTCGGACCCGACGATGTACCGGATCGGCTGCACGATGACGGGTGGTTCGTCCGGCGGTGGCTGGGTGGCGACGGGGTCGGACGGCAAGCCGGCGCTGGTGTCCAACACATCGATCGGGCCGGTGCGTTCGGGCTGGCTCGCGGGGCCTCGGCTGGGTGAGGTGGCCAAGGGTGTGTACGAGTCGGTGAGCGACAAGTTCGCCCGGTAG
- a CDS encoding RelA/SpoT family protein has product MSAEATNPATPGPVAPATPRRRSLPRIDLRRLGRAALLGSPSRGRLPDAIGHVVEAHRAHHPDADLEPLRRAYVLAESSHRGQMRKSGEPYITHPLAVTLILAELGAETTTLTASLLHDTVEDTDVTLDQVREQFGEEVRYLVDGVTKLEKVDYGAAAEPETFRKMLVATGSDVRVMSIKLADRLHNMRTLGVMRPEKQERIAKITRDFLIPLAERLGVQALKTELEDLVFAILHPEEYERTRELIVDNASRADDPLAEFADAMRAVLREAGIQAEVLIRTRHFVSVHRVSRKRGQLRGCDFGRLLVLVNEDADCYAVLGELHTCMTPVVSEFKDFIAVPKFNLYQSLHTAVAREDGQVAEVLIRTHQMHKVAEAGVVALGNPYVGPQEEQTREGAPADGDRLDGERADGERVDPTRPGWLSRLLAWQEAAPDTDTFWSTLREDLAQDREITVFRPDGGTLGLPEGATCVDAAYAQYGEDAHACIGARVNGRLATLSTVLRDGDTVQLLMGQDPASEPSREWLEHAHTPAARIAIQRWLATHPAPAEEDTGEAAEGRTGSAVRTDATETPAPAPAPDPTADTPLSRPDTAITVVGRPDAGVRLAGCCTPVPADEVTGFAVRGGVVTVHRAECAAVARMTDAGRAAVDVRWGDTTECRVTLVAESFGRPHLLADLTEAMALEGAEIVSATVEPPSQQRVRHTYTVQLPDAAHLPTLMRAMRNVPGVYDVSRAQHHASAS; this is encoded by the coding sequence ATGAGTGCGGAGGCCACGAACCCTGCGACGCCGGGCCCGGTAGCGCCGGCCACGCCCCGCAGGCGCAGCCTGCCCCGGATCGACCTGCGCCGCCTGGGCCGGGCCGCCCTGCTCGGCAGCCCCTCCCGGGGCCGGCTGCCCGACGCGATCGGCCATGTCGTCGAGGCCCACCGCGCCCACCACCCGGATGCCGACCTCGAACCCCTGCGCCGCGCCTATGTGCTCGCCGAGTCCTCGCACCGCGGCCAGATGCGCAAGAGCGGCGAGCCGTACATCACCCACCCGCTCGCCGTGACCCTGATCCTCGCCGAACTCGGCGCGGAGACCACCACCTTGACGGCCTCTCTGCTCCACGACACCGTCGAGGACACCGATGTGACGCTCGACCAGGTGCGCGAGCAGTTCGGCGAGGAGGTGCGCTACCTCGTCGACGGCGTCACCAAGCTGGAGAAGGTCGACTACGGCGCCGCCGCCGAACCCGAGACCTTCCGCAAGATGCTCGTCGCCACCGGCAGCGACGTCCGCGTGATGTCGATCAAACTCGCCGACCGGCTGCACAACATGCGCACCCTCGGCGTGATGCGCCCCGAGAAACAGGAGCGCATCGCCAAGATCACCCGGGACTTCCTCATCCCGCTCGCCGAACGCCTCGGTGTCCAGGCCCTCAAGACCGAGCTGGAGGACCTCGTCTTCGCGATCCTCCATCCCGAGGAGTACGAGCGCACCCGCGAGCTGATCGTCGACAACGCCTCCCGTGCGGACGACCCCCTCGCCGAGTTCGCCGACGCCATGCGCGCGGTCCTGCGCGAGGCCGGCATCCAGGCCGAAGTCCTCATCCGGACACGGCACTTCGTCTCCGTCCACCGGGTCTCACGCAAGCGCGGCCAACTGCGCGGCTGCGACTTCGGCCGCCTGCTGGTGCTCGTCAACGAGGACGCGGACTGTTACGCCGTCCTCGGTGAACTGCACACCTGTATGACGCCCGTCGTCTCGGAGTTCAAGGACTTCATCGCCGTACCCAAGTTCAACCTGTACCAGTCGCTGCACACCGCCGTCGCCCGCGAGGACGGCCAGGTCGCCGAAGTCCTCATCCGCACCCACCAGATGCACAAGGTCGCCGAGGCCGGCGTCGTCGCGCTCGGCAATCCCTACGTCGGTCCGCAGGAGGAGCAGACCCGCGAGGGCGCCCCGGCGGACGGGGACCGGCTCGACGGGGAGCGCGCCGACGGGGAGCGGGTCGACCCGACCCGGCCCGGCTGGCTCTCCCGCCTCCTCGCCTGGCAGGAGGCCGCGCCCGACACCGACACCTTCTGGTCCACCCTGCGCGAGGACCTCGCCCAGGACCGCGAGATCACCGTCTTCCGCCCCGACGGCGGCACCCTCGGCCTCCCCGAGGGCGCCACCTGCGTCGACGCCGCCTACGCGCAGTACGGCGAGGACGCGCACGCCTGCATCGGCGCCCGCGTCAACGGCCGGCTCGCCACCCTGAGCACCGTGCTGCGGGACGGCGACACCGTCCAGCTCCTCATGGGCCAGGACCCCGCCTCCGAGCCCTCCAGGGAGTGGCTGGAGCACGCCCACACCCCCGCCGCGCGGATCGCCATCCAGCGCTGGCTCGCGACGCATCCGGCCCCGGCGGAGGAGGACACGGGAGAGGCGGCCGAGGGCCGGACCGGATCCGCCGTACGGACCGATGCCACCGAGACACCGGCCCCCGCACCGGCTCCCGACCCGACCGCCGACACCCCCCTGTCCCGCCCCGACACCGCCATCACCGTCGTCGGCCGGCCGGACGCCGGCGTACGCCTCGCCGGCTGCTGCACCCCCGTACCGGCCGACGAGGTCACCGGCTTCGCCGTACGCGGGGGAGTGGTGACCGTGCACCGCGCGGAGTGCGCCGCGGTGGCCCGCATGACCGACGCGGGGCGCGCGGCCGTCGACGTGCGCTGGGGCGACACCACCGAGTGCCGGGTCACCCTGGTCGCCGAGTCGTTCGGCCGTCCCCATCTGCTCGCCGACCTCACGGAGGCCATGGCCCTGGAGGGCGCCGAGATCGTCTCCGCGACCGTCGAACCCCCGAGCCAGCAGCGCGTACGCCACACGTACACCGTCCAGCTCCCCGACGCGGCCCATCTGCCCACCCTCATGCGCGCCATGCGGAACGTCCCCGGCGTCTACGACGTGAGCCGCGCCCAGCACCACGCCTCGGCCTCCTGA
- a CDS encoding diaminobutyrate--2-oxoglutarate transaminase family protein → MLRRQSARESAARTYARALPIVPVRARGLTIEGADGRRYLDCLSGAGTLALGHNHPVVLEAIRKVLDSGAPLHILDLATPVKDAFITELFRTLPPALADRARVQFCGPAGTDAVEAALKLVRAATGRTGVLAFTGAYHGMTTGSLEASGGAFDVRVARLPYPQDYRCPFGVGGARGAELAARWTESVLDDPKSGVRHPAGMILEPVQGEGGVIPAPDTWMRRMRQITADRSIPLIADEVQTGVGRTGAFWAVEHSGISPDVMVLSKAIGGSLPLAVVVYRDDLDVWEPGAHAGTFRGNQLAMAAGTATLAHVRENRLAERAATLGAHLLDQLRCLAQHFPCIGDVRGRGLMIGVELVDPEAEPRPPEPSASAHGPHPAAPALAAAVQQECLRRGLIVELGGRHAGVVRLLPPLTITDEQAAAVLDRLADAIEAAARHHAHHRGQSEKDQPRRPPAPPPPFRTGTQPTASAPPAEERP, encoded by the coding sequence ATCCTCCGGCGCCAGTCGGCACGCGAGTCGGCGGCCCGCACCTATGCGCGCGCCCTGCCCATCGTGCCGGTCCGGGCCCGGGGACTGACCATCGAGGGCGCCGACGGCCGCCGCTACCTCGACTGCCTCTCCGGCGCCGGCACCCTCGCGCTCGGCCACAACCACCCCGTCGTCCTGGAGGCCATCCGCAAGGTCCTCGACTCGGGGGCGCCCCTGCACATCCTCGACCTCGCCACCCCGGTCAAGGACGCCTTCATCACCGAGCTCTTCCGCACCCTGCCACCCGCTCTCGCCGACCGCGCCCGCGTGCAGTTCTGCGGGCCCGCGGGCACGGACGCCGTGGAGGCCGCGCTCAAACTCGTCCGCGCCGCCACCGGCCGCACGGGGGTCCTGGCCTTCACCGGCGCCTACCACGGCATGACCACCGGCTCCCTCGAAGCCTCCGGCGGCGCCTTCGACGTCCGGGTGGCGCGACTGCCCTATCCGCAGGACTACCGCTGCCCCTTCGGCGTCGGCGGCGCACGCGGCGCCGAACTCGCCGCCCGCTGGACCGAGTCCGTCCTCGACGACCCCAAGTCCGGCGTGCGACACCCGGCCGGGATGATCCTCGAGCCCGTCCAGGGCGAGGGCGGCGTCATCCCCGCCCCGGACACCTGGATGCGGCGCATGCGGCAGATCACCGCCGACCGCTCCATCCCTCTCATCGCCGACGAGGTCCAGACCGGCGTCGGACGCACCGGCGCCTTCTGGGCGGTGGAACACAGCGGGATCAGCCCCGATGTGATGGTCCTCTCCAAAGCCATCGGCGGCAGCCTGCCCCTCGCCGTCGTCGTCTACCGCGACGACCTCGACGTCTGGGAACCGGGCGCCCACGCGGGCACCTTCCGCGGCAACCAACTCGCCATGGCCGCCGGCACGGCCACCCTCGCCCACGTCCGGGAGAACCGCCTCGCCGAACGCGCGGCCACCCTGGGAGCCCACCTGCTGGACCAACTCCGGTGCCTCGCCCAGCATTTCCCGTGCATCGGGGACGTGCGCGGACGCGGACTGATGATCGGGGTCGAACTGGTCGACCCGGAAGCTGAGCCCCGCCCGCCTGAGCCGTCCGCGTCGGCTCACGGCCCCCACCCCGCCGCTCCCGCGCTCGCCGCCGCCGTCCAGCAGGAGTGTCTGCGCCGCGGCCTGATCGTCGAACTGGGGGGCCGCCATGCCGGCGTCGTACGCCTTCTTCCGCCCCTGACGATCACCGACGAGCAGGCGGCCGCCGTACTCGACCGGCTGGCCGACGCGATCGAGGCGGCGGCCCGCCACCACGCCCACCACAGGGGCCAGAGCGAGAAGGACCAGCCGCGCCGGCCTCCCGCGCCCCCACCGCCGTTCCGGACCGGCACGCAGCCGACCGCGTCGGCCCCACCCGCTGAGGAACGACCATGA
- the hflX gene encoding GTPase HflX has translation MTSSSSPSQDTKRFAHAYPEGLRADALMEEDVAWSHEIDGERDGDQFDRSERAALRRVAGLSTELEDVTEVEYRQLRLERVVLVGVWTTGTVQDADNSLAELAALAETAGALVLDGVIQRRDKPDAATYIGSGKADELRDIVLETGADTVICDGELSPGQLIHLEDVVKVKVIDRTALILDIFAQHAKSREGKAQVALAQMQYMLPRLRGWGQSLSRQMGGGKGGGLATRGPGETKIETDRRRIREKMAKMRREIAEMKTGREIKRQERKRHKVPSVAIAGYTNAGKSSLLNRLTGAGVLVENALFATLDPTVRRAETPSGRLYTLADTVGFVRHLPHHLVEAFRSTMEEVGESDLILHVVDGSHPNPEEQLAAVREVVRDVGAIGVPEIVVINKADAADPLTLQRLMRIEKRSIAVSARTGQGIEELLALIDSELPRPSVEIEALVPYTHGKLVARAHTEGEVISAEHTAEGTLLKVRVHEELAADLAPYVPAPLA, from the coding sequence ATGACCTCCTCTTCTTCCCCTTCCCAGGACACCAAGCGCTTCGCGCACGCCTACCCCGAAGGTCTTCGGGCCGATGCCCTGATGGAAGAGGACGTCGCCTGGAGCCACGAGATCGACGGAGAGCGGGACGGCGACCAGTTCGACCGCTCCGAGCGCGCGGCCCTGCGCCGCGTCGCGGGCCTCTCCACCGAGCTCGAGGACGTCACCGAGGTCGAGTACCGCCAGCTCCGCCTGGAGCGGGTCGTCCTCGTCGGCGTCTGGACCACGGGGACCGTGCAGGACGCGGACAACTCCCTCGCGGAGCTCGCCGCCCTCGCGGAGACCGCGGGCGCGCTCGTGCTCGACGGCGTGATCCAGCGCCGCGACAAGCCCGACGCGGCCACCTACATCGGCTCCGGCAAGGCCGACGAACTGCGGGACATCGTCCTCGAGACGGGCGCGGACACCGTCATCTGCGACGGTGAGCTCAGCCCGGGCCAGCTCATCCATCTCGAGGACGTCGTCAAGGTCAAGGTCATCGACCGTACGGCCCTGATCCTCGACATCTTCGCCCAGCACGCGAAGTCCCGAGAGGGCAAGGCGCAGGTCGCCCTCGCGCAGATGCAGTACATGCTGCCGCGACTGCGCGGCTGGGGTCAGTCGCTGTCCCGGCAGATGGGCGGCGGCAAGGGCGGCGGCCTCGCCACCCGTGGTCCCGGTGAGACCAAGATCGAGACGGACCGGCGACGGATCCGCGAGAAGATGGCGAAGATGCGCCGGGAGATCGCGGAGATGAAGACCGGCCGCGAGATCAAGCGCCAGGAGCGCAAGCGCCACAAGGTGCCGTCCGTCGCCATCGCGGGCTACACCAACGCCGGCAAGTCCTCCCTGCTCAACCGGCTCACCGGTGCGGGCGTCCTCGTCGAGAACGCCCTGTTCGCGACCCTCGATCCCACCGTGCGCCGGGCCGAGACCCCGAGCGGCCGCCTGTACACGCTGGCGGACACCGTCGGCTTCGTCCGGCACCTGCCGCACCACCTGGTCGAGGCGTTCCGCTCCACCATGGAGGAGGTCGGCGAGTCCGACCTGATCCTGCACGTGGTGGACGGCTCCCACCCCAACCCGGAGGAGCAGCTCGCCGCCGTGCGCGAGGTGGTCCGTGACGTCGGCGCCATCGGCGTGCCCGAGATCGTCGTGATCAACAAGGCGGACGCGGCCGATCCGCTGACCCTCCAGCGGCTGATGCGGATCGAGAAGCGCTCCATCGCCGTCTCGGCCCGCACCGGCCAGGGCATCGAGGAACTGCTCGCGCTCATCGACAGCGAGCTGCCGCGGCCCTCGGTCGAGATCGAGGCGCTGGTGCCGTACACCCACGGCAAGCTCGTCGCCCGCGCCCACACCGAGGGCGAGGTGATCTCCGCGGAGCACACGGCGGAGGGCACGCTCCTCAAGGTGCGGGTGCACGAGGAACTGGCCGCCGACCTCGCACCGTACGTCCCGGCCCCGCTCGCCTGA
- a CDS encoding M1 family metallopeptidase gives MLLTPRSSGLRPGAPRPRAASRRLKSALLASAVSVCLVAASAPAEPLGVGDRLFPQLGNPGYDVAAYDLSFTYSGSNSKPLQAVTTLDAWTTTTLDRINLDFARGKVESVEVNGRPATFESAGDDLVVTPETPLTAGSWTRITVRHTSDPVGPGDREGGWVRTADGLAMANQADVAHLVFPCNDHPSDKAMFTIRITAPDDYTAVANGLPTGAERAGGTTTWTYRTQHPMATELAQVSIGRSTVLHRDGPRGLPVRDVVPTKDRAVLEPWLKKTPDQITWMENKVGPYPFETYGVLMAEADTGFELETQTLSLFEKDLFTEPGYPKWYIESIMVHELSHQWFGDSVSPRVWSDLWLNEGHATWYEALYAEEKGGPTLQERMKAAYGASDRWRAAGGPPALPKPPAPGEKISIFRPNVYDGAALALFALRQEIGVKAFEQLERDWVRDHRDSTATTADFRRLAEEISGRDLGDFFQAWLYGERTPPMPGHPDWKPTPATKAPKASQVPRATKTP, from the coding sequence ATGCTGCTCACCCCCCGCTCCTCGGGGCTGCGCCCCGGGGCTCCCCGTCCACGTGCCGCCTCCCGTCGGCTGAAGTCCGCGCTGCTCGCCTCAGCCGTCTCCGTCTGCCTCGTCGCGGCGAGCGCCCCGGCGGAACCGCTCGGCGTCGGCGACCGCCTCTTCCCCCAGCTGGGCAACCCCGGCTACGACGTCGCGGCGTACGACCTCTCCTTCACGTACTCCGGCTCCAACAGCAAGCCGCTGCAGGCGGTCACCACCCTCGACGCCTGGACCACCACGACCCTGGACCGGATCAACCTCGACTTCGCGCGGGGCAAGGTCGAGTCGGTCGAGGTCAACGGCAGGCCCGCCACGTTCGAGAGCGCCGGCGACGACCTGGTCGTCACCCCCGAAACCCCGCTGACCGCGGGAAGCTGGACGCGGATCACCGTGCGGCACACCAGCGATCCGGTGGGCCCCGGCGACCGGGAGGGCGGCTGGGTGCGCACCGCCGACGGTCTCGCCATGGCCAACCAGGCCGATGTCGCCCACCTGGTGTTCCCGTGCAACGACCACCCCTCCGACAAGGCGATGTTCACCATCCGGATCACCGCCCCCGACGACTACACGGCCGTCGCCAACGGGCTGCCCACCGGCGCCGAACGCGCCGGCGGGACGACCACCTGGACGTACCGCACCCAGCACCCCATGGCCACCGAGCTCGCCCAGGTCTCCATCGGCCGCTCCACCGTCCTGCACCGCGACGGCCCGCGCGGTCTGCCGGTCCGGGACGTGGTGCCCACGAAGGACCGAGCGGTGCTCGAACCCTGGCTCAAGAAGACCCCCGACCAGATCACCTGGATGGAGAACAAGGTCGGGCCCTACCCCTTCGAGACCTACGGCGTGCTCATGGCCGAGGCCGACACCGGCTTCGAACTCGAGACGCAGACCCTGTCCCTCTTCGAGAAGGACCTCTTCACCGAGCCCGGCTACCCCAAGTGGTACATCGAGTCGATCATGGTGCACGAGCTGTCCCACCAGTGGTTCGGCGACAGCGTCAGCCCGCGCGTCTGGTCCGACCTCTGGCTCAACGAGGGCCACGCCACCTGGTACGAGGCCCTCTACGCCGAGGAGAAGGGCGGCCCCACCCTTCAGGAGCGCATGAAGGCGGCGTACGGCGCGTCCGATCGCTGGCGCGCCGCCGGCGGCCCCCCTGCGCTCCCCAAGCCGCCCGCCCCCGGCGAGAAGATCAGCATCTTCCGCCCGAACGTCTACGACGGGGCCGCCCTCGCCCTGTTCGCCCTGCGCCAGGAGATCGGCGTGAAGGCGTTCGAACAGCTCGAGCGGGACTGGGTGCGCGACCACAGGGACTCCACCGCCACCACGGCGGACTTCCGGCGGCTCGCCGAGGAGATCTCCGGACGCGACCTCGGCGACTTCTTCCAGGCCTGGCTGTACGGGGAGAGGACCCCGCCCATGCCCGGTCACCCCGACTGGAAGCCGACCCCGGCGACCAAGGCGCCCAAGGCCTCACAGGTCCCGCGCGCCACCAAGACCCCGTAA